One window of the Deinococcus radiotolerans genome contains the following:
- a CDS encoding PDZ domain-containing protein, with protein MPAQQGLGMTRAQLEPMRDGLGVRSRQAFEGSPAHQAGMQAGDEIIAVDEMNVQNALFHELRLSAAPGVSSTFRVQRADGTHDLTITRVARPG; from the coding sequence ATGCCGGCGCAGCAGGGGCTGGGCATGACCAGAGCGCAGCTGGAGCCCATGAGGGACGGGCTGGGCGTGCGCTCCCGTCAGGCGTTTGAGGGCAGTCCGGCGCATCAGGCGGGGATGCAGGCCGGGGACGAAATTATCGCCGTGGACGAGATGAACGTGCAGAACGCGCTGTTCCACGAATTGCGCCTGAGCGCCGCACCTGGCGTGAGCAGCACGTTCCGGGTCCAGCGGGCGGACGGAACGCACGACCTGACCATCACGCGGGTGGCGCGGCCCGGCTGA
- a CDS encoding heme-binding domain-containing protein, with amino-acid sequence MRLNPARRSLLPRLLLGLVALFVLIQLVPYGRAHANPTVQAQPKWDSPQTEALFTRACADCHSHATVWPWYSNVAPVSWLVQRHVDEGRSKFNVNVPGYGREADEAAKTVRNGSMPEPTYLPMHPAARLTVQEKQQLAGGLAATFGREGADAGGDEDR; translated from the coding sequence ATGAGACTGAATCCCGCCCGCCGTTCCCTCCTGCCCCGCCTGCTGCTGGGCCTGGTGGCGCTGTTCGTGCTGATCCAGCTCGTGCCGTACGGCCGGGCGCACGCCAATCCCACCGTGCAGGCGCAGCCGAAGTGGGATAGCCCTCAGACGGAGGCGCTGTTCACTCGCGCCTGCGCGGACTGCCACAGTCACGCGACCGTGTGGCCCTGGTACAGCAACGTGGCGCCCGTGTCGTGGTTGGTGCAGCGGCACGTGGATGAGGGCCGCAGCAAGTTCAACGTGAACGTCCCCGGGTACGGCCGCGAGGCGGACGAGGCGGCCAAGACGGTCCGCAACGGCAGCATGCCTGAACCCACCTACCTGCCCATGCACCCGGCGGCGCGCCTGACCGTCCAGGAGAAACAGCAGCTGGCCGGTGGTCTGGCCGCCACCTTCGGCCGTGAAGGCGCAGACGCCGGGGGGGACGAGGACCGCTGA
- the rnpA gene encoding ribonuclease P protein component, giving the protein MALDSLRGDREFRKVRAHGQAVRDPLFTLRVTEYRPRHGEAWRPRAIIGVVVSKKTLKRAVDRNRARRRVREALRTLPGGLPACRAILLPNPAVLTAPFADLQAALERALRRAPSRGGKPGRGGGNQGRAGRVPAPVPPVSPQPALDSPEPDPHGGTA; this is encoded by the coding sequence GTGGCGCTGGATTCATTACGGGGCGACCGCGAATTCCGCAAGGTCCGCGCCCACGGTCAGGCCGTGCGCGACCCCCTGTTCACCCTGCGTGTCACCGAGTACCGCCCCCGTCATGGGGAAGCGTGGCGGCCACGCGCGATCATCGGCGTTGTGGTCAGCAAGAAGACCCTGAAGCGGGCCGTGGACCGCAACCGCGCCCGCCGCCGCGTCCGCGAGGCGCTGCGCACCCTGCCCGGAGGCCTTCCCGCCTGCCGGGCCATTCTGCTGCCCAACCCCGCCGTGCTGACCGCTCCGTTCGCGGACCTGCAGGCCGCCCTGGAGCGCGCCCTGCGGCGTGCGCCCTCGCGCGGCGGGAAGCCCGGCCGGGGCGGCGGGAACCAGGGCCGGGCGGGGCGCGTACCTGCCCCCGTGCCCCCAGTGTCCCCGCAGCCCGCGCTAGACTCACCGGAGCCCGACCCCCACGGAGGGACCGCGTGA
- a CDS encoding recombinase family protein produces MTPSPTARAYLRVSSAAQVEKYSLAFQRDKALAWAAYQDLGPVQFYEERGISGRLDDRPQLTALLSEIQPGDTVIVYSLSRLGRGGAVQMLSIVGRIKDAGARLVSLTENIDTETPAGRLMLTILAALAELEVETTRERTAAGRIQAASQGIYPQNAQSLPFGYTRSPDGRIVESDRADDLRLVFQLAQGGRAFLSIASELNAQGVPTPGRSTEWTANTVMKIIKTPTYATGVYPYRRRALPDEPAAWIDMPAPALITQDEWEGAQRARTMNHPYRRPDLYPLTGHLECGCGTPLVGSTNRPAQGKPGKAYRYYLCRARIRGAPTCPAAGVSNKAYDADQVEPQAREVLVRTLRSPAALTLLLQQSAPSPDPHADERTRLTERRAALIDLHLDGLIDRAEFVRRRQELDGRIDALTPAIPISVP; encoded by the coding sequence GTGACTCCCTCCCCCACCGCCCGCGCGTACCTCCGCGTCTCCTCCGCCGCTCAGGTGGAGAAGTACAGTCTCGCCTTCCAGCGGGACAAGGCTCTGGCCTGGGCCGCGTACCAGGATCTCGGGCCGGTTCAGTTCTACGAGGAACGCGGCATCTCCGGGAGGCTCGACGACCGCCCGCAGCTGACCGCGCTGCTCAGCGAGATCCAGCCAGGGGACACCGTGATCGTGTACAGCCTCAGCCGCCTCGGGCGTGGCGGCGCAGTGCAGATGCTCAGCATCGTGGGCCGCATCAAAGACGCCGGCGCGCGCCTGGTCTCCCTCACCGAGAACATCGACACGGAGACCCCCGCTGGGCGCCTGATGCTCACCATCCTCGCGGCGCTGGCGGAACTGGAAGTCGAAACCACCCGGGAGCGCACCGCTGCCGGGCGCATCCAGGCGGCCAGCCAGGGCATCTACCCGCAGAACGCGCAGAGCCTCCCCTTCGGGTACACGCGCAGCCCAGACGGGCGGATCGTCGAGAGTGACCGCGCGGACGACCTGCGCCTGGTGTTCCAGCTCGCCCAGGGCGGCCGGGCGTTCCTGTCCATCGCGTCGGAGCTGAACGCCCAGGGCGTCCCCACGCCGGGCCGCAGCACGGAGTGGACGGCGAACACCGTCATGAAGATCATCAAGACGCCCACGTACGCGACCGGCGTCTACCCCTACCGGCGCCGCGCCCTCCCGGACGAACCTGCCGCGTGGATTGACATGCCCGCCCCGGCCCTCATCACGCAGGACGAGTGGGAGGGGGCGCAGCGGGCCCGCACCATGAACCACCCCTACCGCCGCCCGGACCTGTACCCACTCACCGGGCACCTCGAGTGCGGGTGCGGCACGCCCCTCGTGGGCAGCACGAACCGCCCCGCGCAGGGCAAGCCTGGGAAGGCGTACCGGTACTACCTGTGCCGCGCCCGGATACGCGGGGCGCCCACCTGCCCCGCTGCGGGCGTTTCGAACAAAGCCTACGACGCAGACCAAGTGGAACCTCAGGCGCGTGAAGTGCTGGTCCGTACGCTCCGCAGTCCGGCCGCCCTGACCCTTCTCCTTCAGCAGAGTGCGCCCTCCCCGGACCCGCACGCTGATGAGCGCACGCGCCTCACGGAACGCCGCGCCGCCCTGATTGACCTGCACCTTGACGGGCTGATTGACCGGGCGGAGTTCGTGCGCCGCCGCCAAGAACTGGACGGCCGCATCGACGCCCTCACCCCGGCCATCCCGATCAGCGTCCCCTAA
- a CDS encoding DNA internalization-related competence protein ComEC/Rec2: MAGVIGGILLALGQPWGVAALLAGAGLVLWHARPVLLALVVLGGAAGWASAHAVLTRPNTLTPWFGAQVTVQGEWDGQFLTLRDPPARVTLAPKPTQGPGRLRVSGRLLAPEGRRTPGGFDQAAWFRAQGGLLSVTPGGALVGARVREFQPQGGLRGWFRRGLTTGLTERQGALMQAIELGDRGDISREQFSEGEAVRDAFARAGLAHLMALSGQNVALLTGALILLLTRLGAAPAWRFGLPVLLLGPYLLLVQSSASITRAVLMGGAVLLALALGRGRPDPPGVIALAALACLLLFPLWLTDVGFQLSFLAVVALTQSERVAGLLPGRWPRWLRLGLAATLLAEAGTLPVIAGTFGQVPLVGLPANLLAEGIMAALVPLGFLAGLLGPLALPLNVVNGVLADALLLVARTFGHAPVLSWGQVGVGGLLAYAAALLAGWLWLLGRVRAPAALGTWLACLLLTTLPGRLHPAREVVFLDVGQGDSTLIRLPHLTVLVDAGGSVGSDYDVGAHTVVPTLRALGVRKLDVLVATHADTDHIEGAASVLRQMPVGEVWIGQRKTDDPVLTAVLLAAQERHVPVREVRRGDQVSSDGATLTVLWPAGTAWSTEDNDNSVALRLESRGWRAAFLGDLPDPAEGTLAVGALNLLKAAHHGSRHSSSAAFLAQVAPPDTVVSVGRNTYGHPHPDVLARLAQVHSRAWRTDQLGTIRWPVP, translated from the coding sequence GTGGCGGGCGTGATCGGCGGCATCCTGCTGGCGCTGGGGCAGCCGTGGGGCGTGGCGGCGCTGCTAGCCGGCGCGGGGCTGGTGCTGTGGCACGCCCGCCCGGTCCTGCTGGCGCTGGTCGTGCTGGGCGGCGCGGCAGGCTGGGCCTCCGCGCACGCGGTGCTGACCCGCCCGAACACCCTGACGCCGTGGTTCGGGGCGCAGGTGACGGTGCAGGGCGAGTGGGACGGGCAGTTCCTGACCCTGCGTGATCCGCCCGCGCGCGTGACGCTGGCGCCGAAGCCCACCCAGGGCCCGGGGCGGCTGCGGGTGTCGGGCCGGCTGCTGGCCCCGGAGGGCCGCCGCACGCCAGGGGGGTTCGATCAGGCCGCGTGGTTCCGCGCGCAGGGGGGCCTGCTGAGCGTCACGCCGGGCGGCGCGCTGGTAGGCGCGCGGGTGCGGGAGTTCCAGCCACAGGGCGGGCTGCGCGGCTGGTTCCGCCGGGGCCTGACGACCGGCCTGACCGAGCGGCAGGGCGCGCTGATGCAGGCCATCGAACTGGGGGACCGGGGCGACATCAGCCGCGAGCAGTTCAGCGAGGGTGAGGCGGTGCGCGACGCGTTCGCGCGGGCGGGACTGGCGCACCTGATGGCGCTGTCCGGGCAGAACGTGGCGCTCCTGACCGGCGCGCTGATCCTGCTCCTGACGCGGCTGGGCGCGGCCCCCGCGTGGCGATTCGGGCTGCCGGTGCTGCTGCTCGGGCCGTACCTGCTGCTCGTGCAGTCCTCGGCCAGTATCACGCGGGCGGTCCTGATGGGCGGCGCGGTGCTGCTGGCCCTGGCGCTGGGGCGCGGGCGGCCCGACCCGCCCGGCGTGATCGCGCTGGCGGCGCTGGCATGCCTGCTGCTGTTCCCTCTGTGGCTGACGGACGTGGGCTTTCAGCTGTCGTTCCTGGCGGTGGTGGCCCTGACGCAGTCCGAGCGGGTGGCGGGCCTCCTGCCGGGGCGCTGGCCGCGCTGGCTGCGGCTGGGCCTCGCCGCAACCCTGCTCGCCGAGGCCGGGACGCTACCCGTCATCGCGGGAACGTTCGGGCAGGTGCCGCTCGTGGGTCTGCCCGCCAACCTGCTGGCGGAGGGGATCATGGCCGCGCTGGTCCCGCTGGGCTTCCTGGCGGGACTGCTGGGCCCGCTGGCGCTGCCGCTGAACGTGGTCAATGGCGTGCTGGCCGACGCGCTGCTGCTGGTGGCGCGCACCTTCGGGCACGCCCCGGTCCTGAGCTGGGGGCAGGTGGGTGTAGGCGGCCTCCTGGCGTACGCGGCGGCGCTGCTGGCGGGGTGGCTGTGGCTGCTGGGCCGCGTCCGCGCGCCCGCCGCGCTGGGCACGTGGCTGGCCTGCCTCCTGCTGACCACCCTGCCGGGACGACTGCACCCCGCGCGCGAGGTGGTCTTTCTGGATGTCGGGCAGGGGGACAGCACCCTGATCCGCCTGCCCCACCTGACGGTCCTCGTGGACGCGGGCGGCTCGGTGGGCAGTGACTACGACGTGGGCGCGCACACGGTCGTGCCCACCCTGCGGGCCCTGGGCGTGCGGAAGCTGGACGTGCTGGTCGCCACCCACGCGGACACCGACCACATCGAGGGCGCCGCGAGCGTCCTGCGGCAGATGCCGGTCGGGGAGGTCTGGATCGGTCAGCGCAAGACGGACGATCCGGTGCTGACGGCCGTGCTGCTGGCTGCGCAGGAACGCCATGTGCCGGTGCGCGAGGTCCGCCGGGGTGATCAGGTCAGCTCGGACGGCGCGACCCTGACCGTCCTGTGGCCCGCCGGGACCGCCTGGTCCACCGAGGACAACGACAACAGCGTCGCCCTGCGCCTGGAGTCGCGCGGGTGGCGGGCCGCGTTCCTGGGCGACCTGCCCGACCCGGCCGAGGGCACACTGGCCGTGGGAGCGCTGAATCTCCTGAAGGCCGCGCACCACGGCAGCCGTCACAGCAGCTCGGCGGCGTTCCTCGCGCAGGTCGCGCCGCCCGACACGGTGGTCAGCGTGGGGAGGAACACCTACGGGCACCCTCACCCGGACGTGCTGGCCCGGCTGGCGCAGGTTCACTCGCGGGCGTGGCGCACCGATCAGCTGGGCACGATCCGCTGGCCTGTACCCTGA
- a CDS encoding YidC/Oxa1 family membrane protein insertase — protein sequence MKTRHLLPLAALGGMLLLSGCGQTGPLPTFGKAITPEWITTDFDGQPGDEYIATSNLQDVVFNARGEIIGWYVKGYAGTPYIKKKGDGTYDFSALTNQKGIVNMVAGRKALAVEDKAAGLDPAQAAETSAPTGLSTDLKANRQDAVFRYTQGGVTVTKTVTLHPRNFKVDLKTEVTGGPERVNLLFPGLGKADNPRVQAYATGGAQPAAVQGSGTLTVENVQYAALQENPSQIAHALIIRPQSGTQVNATLTGGSQGLITASVPASSNLEVYGGKNELIHLYQSGYTDLPGLFKPNPFGQISLLIVKLMEQLYKFIGNWGLVLVVLTILLRAIMWPLMQAQGRTTARMQVMQPKIKEIQEKYKDRKDMDSQRAMQAEMQQLYRDYNFNPAGCFSTFIPFPVLIALWSTIRNFEFDSGFLWLPDLAIPDPFYLLAVVYLIVNIGQLYVMTRKNPDMFRQQAFIYLIFLYFALTFPAGVTIYIILSTLIGIGQQILINKQVEKETATIGQKVEKAPARPATKASKTIDAPKK from the coding sequence ATGAAGACACGACACCTGCTTCCCCTCGCCGCCCTGGGCGGCATGCTGCTGCTCAGCGGCTGCGGTCAGACCGGCCCGCTGCCCACCTTCGGCAAGGCCATCACGCCCGAATGGATCACCACGGACTTCGACGGTCAGCCCGGCGACGAGTACATCGCCACCAGCAACCTTCAGGACGTGGTCTTCAACGCCCGCGGTGAGATCATCGGCTGGTACGTCAAGGGCTACGCCGGCACGCCTTACATCAAGAAGAAGGGCGACGGCACCTACGACTTCAGCGCCCTGACCAACCAGAAGGGCATCGTGAACATGGTTGCGGGCCGCAAAGCCCTGGCCGTGGAGGACAAGGCCGCCGGGCTCGACCCCGCCCAGGCCGCAGAGACCAGCGCCCCCACGGGCCTGAGCACCGACCTGAAAGCCAACCGCCAGGACGCCGTGTTCCGCTACACGCAGGGCGGCGTGACCGTCACGAAAACCGTCACGCTGCACCCCCGGAACTTCAAGGTGGACCTGAAGACCGAAGTCACGGGCGGGCCCGAACGCGTGAACCTCCTGTTCCCGGGACTCGGCAAGGCGGACAACCCCCGCGTGCAGGCCTACGCGACGGGCGGCGCCCAGCCGGCCGCCGTTCAGGGCAGCGGCACCCTGACCGTGGAGAACGTTCAGTACGCCGCGCTTCAGGAAAACCCCAGCCAGATCGCGCACGCGCTGATCATCCGGCCCCAGAGCGGCACGCAGGTGAACGCCACCCTGACCGGCGGCAGCCAGGGCCTGATCACGGCCTCCGTGCCCGCCAGCAGCAACCTGGAAGTGTACGGCGGCAAAAACGAACTGATCCACCTGTACCAGAGCGGCTACACCGACCTGCCGGGCCTGTTCAAACCGAACCCCTTCGGTCAGATCAGCCTGCTGATCGTGAAGCTGATGGAACAGCTGTACAAGTTCATCGGGAACTGGGGCCTGGTGCTGGTCGTCCTGACCATCCTGCTGCGCGCCATCATGTGGCCCCTGATGCAGGCGCAGGGCCGCACCACCGCCCGCATGCAGGTCATGCAGCCCAAGATCAAGGAAATCCAGGAGAAGTACAAAGACCGCAAGGACATGGACTCGCAGCGGGCTATGCAGGCGGAAATGCAGCAGCTGTACCGGGATTACAACTTCAACCCGGCCGGGTGCTTCTCCACCTTCATTCCGTTCCCCGTGCTGATCGCGCTGTGGTCCACGATCCGCAACTTCGAGTTCGACAGCGGCTTCCTGTGGCTCCCGGACCTCGCGATTCCTGATCCGTTCTACCTGCTCGCTGTGGTGTACTTGATCGTGAACATCGGGCAGCTGTACGTGATGACCCGCAAGAACCCCGACATGTTCCGGCAGCAGGCGTTCATCTATCTGATCTTCCTGTACTTCGCCCTGACCTTCCCGGCCGGCGTGACGATCTACATCATTCTGTCCACCCTGATCGGCATTGGGCAGCAGATCCTGATCAACAAGCAGGTCGAGAAGGAGACCGCCACGATCGGCCAGAAGGTCGAGAAGGCCCCGGCCCGCCCGGCCACGAAGGCCAGCAAGACCATTGATGCGCCCAAGAAGTAA
- the rpmH gene encoding 50S ribosomal protein L34 — protein sequence MKRTYQPNNRKRAKTHGFRARMKTKSGRNILARRRAKGRHQLTVADE from the coding sequence ATGAAGCGTACCTACCAGCCCAACAACCGCAAGCGCGCCAAGACCCACGGCTTCCGCGCCCGCATGAAGACCAAGTCCGGCCGCAACATCCTCGCGCGTCGTCGCGCCAAGGGCCGCCACCAGCTCACCGTCGCCGACGAGTAA
- a CDS encoding heavy metal translocating P-type ATPase — MTTQTLTPARDAPAPRVTVSPAVRRAVTLTALTLLGLLAGLVGQYLLHLPALEWTGYVTAFLAGGIPAGREALHSLFRERKLDVDLLMVLAALGAASIGQAADGAILLFLFSLSNTLQDWAMGRTSSAIQALMDLNPEGATVRRNGVENWCELGEIRIGDLLVVRPGERIAADARVVKGQTSVDESPITGESVPVDKARGAELASGTVNLNGSVEAEVLRPAGESTLARLVGLMEQAQTQKSRTESLTERWESPYAMIVLALVPAVYALLRYGFGLSVDDSWYRAMTFMVVASPCAVVISTPAVMLSAMAAAARAGVLFKSSAALDTLAGVQTVAFDKTGTLTQARMTLTAVHAHDDTQALALAAGLEAHSEHPIAQAIVTAARERGVAPLTVTDAQAIPGHGIEARLTDGQVAWAGNIRLARRQGATLDAGQQAALSDLGDRGSSSVIVGVGPRVTGVMGVADALRPDIRGALDALKASGVAHRVMLTGDREEVARSVAGEVGLQEFRAGLLPEDKLRLIGELPGPVAMVGDGVNDAPALARADLGVAVASGTDVAIESADVVLMQNDLGKLAGAVRLARAARRTVITNLAFAFGVILIVAPLAVAGRVPLPLGVLAHEGGTVFVVFMGLRLLRHRM, encoded by the coding sequence GTGACCACCCAGACCCTCACCCCAGCGCGCGACGCACCCGCCCCGCGCGTCACTGTCTCCCCCGCCGTCCGCCGCGCCGTCACCCTGACTGCCCTGACCCTGCTGGGTCTGCTGGCCGGACTGGTCGGGCAGTACCTCCTTCACCTGCCGGCCCTCGAGTGGACCGGGTACGTCACAGCGTTCCTGGCGGGCGGCATTCCCGCTGGCCGCGAGGCGCTGCACAGCCTCTTCCGGGAACGCAAGCTGGACGTGGACCTGTTGATGGTCCTGGCCGCGCTGGGCGCCGCGAGCATCGGGCAGGCGGCAGACGGCGCGATCCTGCTGTTCCTGTTTTCCCTCAGCAACACCCTGCAGGACTGGGCGATGGGCCGCACGTCCAGCGCCATCCAGGCCCTGATGGACCTGAATCCGGAGGGCGCCACCGTCCGCCGGAACGGCGTGGAGAACTGGTGTGAACTGGGCGAGATCCGGATCGGGGACCTGCTCGTCGTGCGCCCCGGCGAACGCATTGCCGCCGACGCCCGCGTCGTGAAGGGTCAGACCAGCGTGGACGAGAGTCCGATCACGGGCGAGAGCGTCCCGGTGGACAAGGCGCGGGGCGCGGAGCTGGCCTCCGGCACCGTGAACCTGAACGGCAGCGTGGAGGCCGAGGTGCTGCGACCCGCCGGGGAAAGCACCCTGGCGCGGCTGGTGGGCCTGATGGAACAGGCGCAGACGCAGAAGAGCCGCACCGAGAGCCTCACGGAACGCTGGGAGAGCCCCTACGCGATGATCGTGCTGGCGCTGGTCCCGGCCGTGTACGCCCTGCTGCGGTACGGGTTCGGCCTCAGCGTGGACGATTCCTGGTACCGCGCGATGACGTTCATGGTGGTCGCCAGCCCCTGCGCGGTCGTGATCAGCACGCCCGCCGTGATGCTCTCCGCGATGGCCGCCGCCGCGCGGGCGGGGGTGCTGTTCAAGAGCAGCGCCGCGCTGGACACCCTGGCCGGCGTGCAGACCGTCGCGTTCGACAAGACCGGAACACTGACCCAGGCGCGCATGACCCTCACGGCTGTGCACGCCCACGACGACACGCAGGCGCTGGCGCTGGCCGCCGGACTGGAAGCCCACAGCGAGCACCCCATCGCACAGGCCATCGTCACCGCCGCCCGCGAGCGTGGCGTGGCGCCCCTGACCGTGACGGACGCGCAGGCGATCCCCGGGCACGGCATTGAGGCCCGCCTGACGGACGGGCAGGTCGCCTGGGCCGGGAACATCCGCCTGGCCAGGCGGCAGGGCGCGACCCTGGACGCCGGGCAGCAGGCGGCCCTGAGTGATCTGGGTGACCGCGGCAGCAGCAGCGTCATCGTGGGCGTCGGGCCGCGCGTGACCGGCGTGATGGGCGTCGCGGACGCGCTGCGCCCCGACATCCGCGGCGCGCTGGACGCCCTGAAGGCCAGTGGCGTCGCGCACCGGGTGATGCTTACCGGGGACCGCGAGGAGGTGGCCCGCAGCGTCGCCGGGGAGGTCGGCCTGCAGGAATTCCGCGCGGGCCTGCTTCCCGAGGACAAGCTGAGGCTGATCGGCGAGCTGCCCGGCCCGGTCGCCATGGTCGGCGACGGCGTGAACGACGCGCCCGCCTTGGCCCGCGCGGATCTGGGCGTGGCGGTTGCGTCCGGCACGGACGTCGCCATCGAGAGTGCCGACGTGGTCCTCATGCAGAACGACCTGGGCAAACTGGCGGGCGCGGTACGGCTGGCCCGCGCCGCCCGGCGCACCGTGATCACGAACCTCGCCTTCGCGTTCGGGGTGATCCTGATTGTCGCGCCGCTCGCAGTGGCGGGCAGGGTGCCGCTCCCGCTGGGCGTTCTGGCGCACGAGGGCGGCACGGTCTTCGTGGTGTTCATGGGCCTGCGCCTGCTGCGCCACCGGATGTAG
- a CDS encoding DUF4262 domain-containing protein has protein sequence MTSSLSAPETDFDSSVLHHIKQRGWSVLTIPEDAEGPGFAFTVGLWANCQHPELILIGQPTAAMQAGLSAASQAIHDRQQRYSAGYTTPDLLAGHLCQFIPVPPASYRDYLGYALRLYGNEEFPVLQCVWSDHQGRFPWQPGASDALREQQPTLGSVQQSTAH, from the coding sequence ATGACCTCATCCCTGTCAGCGCCAGAGACCGACTTCGACTCCAGCGTGCTTCACCACATCAAGCAGCGCGGATGGAGTGTCCTCACCATCCCCGAAGACGCAGAAGGCCCAGGCTTCGCGTTCACCGTCGGCCTATGGGCCAACTGCCAGCACCCGGAACTCATCCTGATAGGCCAGCCCACCGCCGCCATGCAAGCCGGTCTCTCCGCAGCCAGTCAGGCCATCCACGACCGTCAGCAGCGCTACAGCGCCGGGTACACCACCCCCGACCTGCTTGCCGGCCACCTGTGCCAGTTCATTCCGGTCCCGCCCGCCTCATACCGCGACTACCTGGGTTACGCCCTGCGGCTGTACGGCAACGAGGAGTTCCCGGTGCTCCAGTGCGTGTGGTCAGACCACCAGGGCCGTTTTCCCTGGCAGCCTGGCGCCTCAGACGCCCTGCGAGAACAGCAGCCAACCCTCGGTTCAGTCCAGCAGTCCACTGCCCACTGA
- the yidD gene encoding membrane protein insertion efficiency factor YidD codes for MVRAVRSYQQHLSPRKPAPTCRFTPTCSEYAAQAIERHGAVKGGWLATWRVLRCNPLVPGGFDPVPEHFPKRHPQNP; via the coding sequence ATGGTCCGGGCCGTCCGCTCCTACCAGCAGCACCTCTCGCCCCGCAAGCCCGCGCCCACCTGCCGCTTCACCCCGACCTGCTCGGAGTACGCCGCGCAGGCCATCGAGCGGCACGGCGCCGTGAAAGGCGGCTGGCTGGCCACGTGGCGCGTCCTGCGCTGCAATCCCCTGGTGCCCGGCGGCTTTGACCCGGTCCCCGAGCACTTTCCCAAGAGGCACCCCCAGAACCCATGA
- a CDS encoding ComEA family DNA-binding protein encodes MPSTDAVDHRPPAPTIPTAAAPGRHSPARPAAPRPVRQALVTPWNTWTPLLGGAVLITATFTLIPALWPQPRVPVVTRAALPTVTPAAPATSQGPARQEPPTYPTTASIHPLISGRVNLNTATPEQLEALPKVGPALAARIVAGRPYRSVADLDRVKGVGPAALKALEPLVSF; translated from the coding sequence ATGCCCAGCACCGACGCGGTGGACCACCGCCCACCGGCTCCCACCATCCCGACGGCCGCAGCGCCCGGCCGTCACTCACCGGCCAGGCCCGCGGCCCCCCGCCCAGTCCGGCAGGCGCTGGTCACGCCGTGGAACACCTGGACGCCTCTGCTGGGCGGCGCGGTCCTGATCACCGCCACCTTCACACTGATTCCGGCGCTGTGGCCCCAGCCGCGCGTGCCAGTCGTCACGCGGGCCGCGCTGCCCACCGTGACCCCAGCTGCGCCGGCCACCAGTCAGGGGCCAGCCCGGCAGGAGCCGCCAACGTATCCCACCACGGCCAGCATCCATCCGCTGATCTCAGGGCGGGTCAATCTGAATACCGCCACGCCCGAGCAGCTTGAAGCGCTGCCGAAGGTCGGGCCGGCCCTAGCCGCGCGGATCGTGGCGGGTCGGCCGTACCGATCGGTCGCGGATCTGGACCGCGTGAAGGGCGTCGGGCCAGCGGCGCTGAAGGCGCTGGAACCGCTGGTGTCGTTCTGA